In Bacteroidota bacterium, the following proteins share a genomic window:
- a CDS encoding heavy metal translocating P-type ATPase — MPSAHPYIVSLPVEGMTCASCVVRVEKALKKVDGVLEANVNLATEKVALTFDDAKTNLQALSEAVSEAGYTLLLPETKVQSTGGLGTVAPDATSYQQKAYEQLKKEFIVSAALAIPIMLVSMLSMTDWFKHWLPLPSDDINKLLFVASTPVMFISGKRFFAAAWQVGKHFSADMNTLIAVGTGTAYLYSMLVVLFPEWIRRPDGMRAVYFDTATTIITLILMGRLLESRAKQRASNAIQKLMGLQPGKASVIRSGVESEIEIDLLAIGDTIRVRPGERIPVDGVITNGFTTIDESMVTGESLPVEKKAGDLVVGGTINKNGSIEFRATAVGKETLLARIVKLVEEAQGSKAPIQRLADRIASVFVPAVIGAALLTFGMWYLVGGIGFTHSMINFIAVLIIACPCALGLATPTAIIVGTGKGAANGILIKNAESLERALKIQTIIFDKTGTITEGKPSVTDVAVFNGFNERELIGHAAALEKKSEHPLGAAIVGFAEMQNISIGEDIHSFRNTEGKGVTAVVGGKDMAVGNRAQMESRSVSSAEADAVVQKFSADGKTAIFVSSDGKLAGVIAVADTIKNNAKEVISRLRQMGIETIMMTGDSEHAARAIASQAGVDRVIAGVMPQEKAACVKAVQAEGKVAAMVGDGVNDAPALAQADVGIAMGSGTDIAMESADITLVRSDLAGVVEAIRLSRRTVRIIKQNLFWAFIYNIIGIPLAAFGMLNPAIAAGAMAFSSVSVVSNSLRLKNNS, encoded by the coding sequence ATGCCAAGCGCTCATCCCTATATCGTAAGCCTCCCCGTCGAAGGAATGACGTGCGCAAGCTGCGTCGTGCGGGTTGAAAAGGCGCTGAAAAAGGTCGACGGCGTTCTCGAGGCCAATGTCAATCTTGCGACGGAGAAAGTCGCGCTGACGTTCGACGATGCGAAGACAAACCTGCAGGCGCTCTCCGAGGCGGTAAGCGAAGCCGGATATACGCTGCTTCTCCCCGAAACAAAAGTTCAAAGCACCGGCGGGCTCGGAACTGTTGCTCCCGATGCCACATCTTATCAGCAAAAAGCGTACGAGCAATTAAAGAAAGAATTCATCGTCAGCGCTGCGCTCGCGATTCCGATCATGCTGGTGAGCATGCTGAGCATGACGGATTGGTTTAAGCACTGGCTGCCCTTGCCATCCGACGACATCAATAAGCTGCTTTTCGTCGCTTCAACACCGGTGATGTTCATTTCGGGTAAACGGTTCTTTGCCGCGGCGTGGCAGGTTGGAAAACATTTCTCTGCAGACATGAACACCCTCATTGCCGTCGGAACCGGTACCGCCTATCTTTATAGCATGTTGGTGGTGTTATTCCCCGAATGGATCAGGCGGCCGGACGGAATGCGGGCGGTGTATTTTGATACCGCGACGACAATTATCACGCTCATTCTGATGGGACGGCTCCTCGAATCCCGCGCCAAGCAGCGGGCTTCGAACGCTATTCAGAAGCTGATGGGGCTTCAACCGGGAAAAGCATCTGTGATCCGAAGTGGCGTTGAATCGGAAATTGAAATTGATCTCCTGGCGATTGGAGATACTATCCGGGTGCGTCCCGGAGAAAGAATTCCGGTTGACGGCGTTATTACAAACGGTTTCACGACGATCGACGAATCGATGGTAACGGGAGAAAGTCTTCCGGTTGAAAAAAAAGCAGGGGATCTGGTTGTCGGTGGAACGATCAACAAGAATGGCAGCATTGAGTTCCGCGCGACGGCTGTCGGGAAAGAAACGCTCCTTGCCCGGATCGTCAAGCTTGTAGAGGAAGCGCAAGGTTCGAAGGCACCGATCCAGAGATTGGCCGACAGAATTGCGTCGGTGTTTGTGCCGGCTGTCATCGGCGCTGCGCTGTTGACGTTTGGCATGTGGTATCTCGTCGGGGGGATCGGGTTTACCCATTCCATGATCAATTTTATCGCAGTGTTGATTATTGCCTGCCCGTGCGCGCTAGGTCTCGCGACACCGACCGCAATCATCGTGGGAACAGGGAAGGGGGCGGCAAACGGCATCCTGATAAAAAATGCCGAAAGCCTTGAGCGGGCACTGAAGATTCAGACGATTATATTCGACAAGACCGGTACGATAACCGAAGGGAAACCCTCGGTAACCGACGTGGCGGTGTTTAACGGATTCAATGAACGGGAGTTGATCGGGCACGCGGCTGCTCTTGAGAAGAAATCCGAACACCCTCTTGGCGCCGCAATTGTCGGATTCGCGGAGATGCAAAACATCTCAATCGGAGAAGACATCCATTCTTTCCGCAATACGGAAGGGAAAGGCGTGACGGCCGTTGTCGGTGGCAAGGATATGGCGGTCGGAAACCGGGCTCAAATGGAGAGCCGTTCGGTCTCTTCAGCTGAGGCGGATGCCGTCGTTCAGAAATTTTCGGCGGACGGGAAGACGGCGATTTTTGTTTCCTCAGATGGAAAATTGGCTGGCGTCATTGCCGTTGCCGATACGATCAAGAACAATGCAAAGGAAGTCATTTCGCGCTTGAGGCAAATGGGAATTGAAACGATCATGATGACGGGCGATAGCGAACATGCCGCACGGGCTATTGCCTCTCAAGCTGGTGTCGATCGCGTCATCGCCGGCGTTATGCCTCAGGAGAAAGCTGCCTGTGTAAAAGCGGTCCAGGCCGAGGGAAAAGTCGCGGCGATGGTAGGAGACGGCGTGAACGATGCACCGGCGCTCGCACAAGCTGACGTCGGCATTGCGATGGGGAGCGGGACCGATATTGCAATGGAATCCGCCGACATTACCTTGGTGAGGTCGGACCTGGCAGGCGTGGTTGAGGCCATCCGGTTATCACGCCGCACCGTGCGGATCATTAAACAGAATCTATTTTGGGCTTTCATCTATAATATCATCGGCATTCCGCTGGCCGCCTTCGGAATGCTGAATCCTGCGATAGCCGCGGGGGCGATGGCGTTCAGCTCGGTAAGCGTCGTAAGCAATTCGTTAAGGCTGAAAAACAATTCTTAA